One Paraburkholderia caballeronis genomic window, CGAGCTGGCCTTCCATCGCATGCCAGAACTGGATTTCAGTCGCCGCATGAGCGCCCTGCATCAGCCCCGCCAACATCAGCGCCGCCGACGCCGCCCGCAAGGACATCCTCACCCCGCCGTTCCGCTTGTTCTCTCTTTTCATGGAATTCCCTTCGTTCTTCAGAGTTCTAAAAATTTCGCAACGCGGAGCCCACGGATCGTCTGTCTGCACGACGATTGCAGCGCCCTCCCCAAGGCATGCAATCTCTGCGGCGCTGCCCGGTTCAGAACGGTTTCACCTGACCGACGACGTCGTTCTCATCCACCGCGATAAGTGCCATTGCGCGAACAACGAATGTTCAGGCGGCACAAGTTACATAACGTCTATTTCATCGGCGTGACAATCGGCACTTAATCGGCACGTTTTTCCATGTCAATAATTTGTTGAACTATCTATTTTTTACATGGAATATTATCCTGCCGTAATCCGGCAGATATCCGCGTCCAATCGACACAAAACAGTTGGCGCGCAATGCGCACCGACAACACGGCCCCGTGTCGTCAAGAACCCTGAACAAGACGACGCGCGCTATTGTTCAATGCGTGGCGGAAGCGTCAGCGCTGGCAAACCAGCGGTCGAGCGCCGCCGTCGCCGAACCGAGCCTTCCCGCTTCGACACGCAACCCGAGTTTCGTGCGTCGCCACAGCACGTCGTCCGCGCAGGTTGCCCATTCGACGTCGCGCAGATAACGCAACTCCGCTTCGTGCATGCCGGCGGCGATCTCCGCGCCGAGATCGTCGATGGACTTCGCATCGCCGATCACACGACTCGCACGCGTGCCGTAAGCTCGCGCATAACGACGCGCGAGCACGGCGGGCAGCCACGGATAACGGCGCGCGAACCCGTCGGCAAACGGCTCGAAACGCCCACTGTCTATGTCTCCGCCCGGCAGCGGCTTGCCTGCCGTCCATGGTCCAGCGGACTGGCCGAGCGCGTGGCACAGCAGACCGCATGCCTCTTCCGCGAGCTTGCGAAACGTCGTGATCTTGCCGCCGAACACGGATAACAGCGGCGCACCGTCGCTGTCGTCCAGTTCGAGGCGATAGTCGCGCGTAATCGCGGACGGATTGCCGGTGTCCTCGCCTTCGAGCAGCGGACGCACGCCGGAATAACTCCAATGCACGTCGGCGGGTGAAACCTTGCGCCTGAAATAGCGGTTCACCGAGTCGCACAAATAACGCGTCTCGTCGTCCGATATCGCAACCTGCTGCGGATCGCCGGTGAATTCGGCGTCGGTCGTCCCGATCAGCGTGTAATCCTGCTCGTACGGAATCACGAAAATGATCCGCCTGTCGGGATTCTGGAAAATGTACGCGTGATCGTGATCGAACAGACGCTTCGTGACGATGTGACTGCCCTTCACGAGACGCACGCCATGATGCACGTCCTGACCCAGCGCGCCGCCCAATACTTCGCCGACCCACGGACCAGCCGCATTCGCCAGCGCGCGGGCGCGCACGGCGATGATCGAACCGTCCGCGCGACGCATCTGCGCGAGCCATTCGCCGTTCACCCGCTTTGCGCTCACGAGCTTCGTGCGCGTGTGGACCGTCGCGCCGCGCTCCTTCGCATCGAGCGCATTCAGCACGACGAGGCGCGCATCGTCGACCCAGCCGTCCGAATAAACGAACCCGCGCATGATCGTGTCGACCAGCGGCGCGCCCGACTCGTGGCGGCGCATGTCGATCGCGCGCGACCCGCGCAGCAGCTCGCGCTTCGCGAGGTGGTCATATAGAAAGAGCCCGACGCGGATCAGCCACGCCGGTCGCCGGTTCGGCACGTACGGCATCACGAACCGCAGCGGATGCATGATGTGCGGCGCCATTCGCAGCAACGTCTCGCGCTCCTGCAACGCCTTGCGCACGAGACCGAACTCCCGGTACTCCAGATAGCGCAGCCCGCCGTGAATCAGCTTGGTGCTGGCCGACGACGTGTGCGACGCGAGATCGTCCTGTTCGCAAAGGAACACGGACAGCCCGCGCCCGGCCGCATCCCGCGCGATGCCCGCGCCGTTGATCCCGCCGCCGACGACAAGCAAATCGTAATGATTCTGTTCGGTCATCTGCGGTGCCGGGAGGTGTTCGGAAAAGCCAGAAATGTGCGAATTCGAACTTTAATGAACGAAATCGAAAAAGTAAAGTTCGTTCGGAAGGGAAGCGAAGCGGGGGTATTGCCGGTGCGAAGGGTCGTTCGAGGCAACCGGCCAGGCGGGCAGCCAGGCACGATCGTGCGGCCGCGTTGGCGTAGCGGCAATGAAGGAAAGCCAGGGAGGAAAGCGGCCGAAACCGAAAGACGCCCGAGATAGCGCAACACGCGGCCCGGCTCAACGAGCCGGAACCGGAGCTAGTCCGCGACGTACACCTGCGTATTCGCTGCCGCCGCGGTTTCCGTCATCTCGGTCGGCAGCGGTTTGTCGGTGAACAGCGCATGAATCTGGTTCAGATGCCCCTGGCGAACCAGCGCCGGCCGGCCGAACTTCGAATGATCGGCGACCAGATAAACGAGCCGCGCATGCTCGATGATCGCCTCCGCAACGCGAACCTCGCGCGTATCGAAGTCGCGCAGCGTGCCGTCCGCCTCGATCGCGGACGTGCCGATGATCGCGTAGTCGACCTTGAACTGGCGAATGAAGTCGATCGCCAGTTCGCCGACGATCCCCTTGTCCCACGGCCGCACGATACCGCCTGTAATCAGCACCTCGCATTCGGGGTAGCCGCTCATCATGTTCGCGACGTTCAGATTGTTCGTGATTACGCGCAGGCCGCGATGATGACCCAGCGCGCGCGCCACTTCCTCGGTCGTCGTGCCGAGATTGATGAACAGCGAGGCCTGATCCGGGATATACGACGCGACCAGCGTCGCGATGCGCCGCTTCTCTTCATGGAACATCCGCTGGCGCGCGGTGTACGACACGTTTTCGGAACTTGTCGGCAGCGTCGCGCCGCCGTGATAGCGCCGCAGCAGGCCCTGATCCGCAAGCTGGTTCACGTCGCGGCGAACGGTCTGCGGCGTGACGTCGAAGTGCGACGCAAGATCGTCGATGGTCACGAAGCCTTCGCGCTGCACCCATTCGATCAGTTCCTGCTGGCGGGCATTCAGGGTGAAGCGGGGGTCTCGGGCCATGATCCGGTTCGGAAGTTCGGAAAGAAGCGGCCCCTATTGTAAGCGGTGTTCGAACGAACCGTGCGGGACAGACCCATCCGGACAAGCCCTTGCCCGGACCCGCGCGCACTACGGGAAAGAGCGGGTGGAACAGATGAAACGAGGCTGGAGACGGCGCCCACCTCGACGTGAACGACTTAAAGCAAAACGGGACGACAACCCTCACGGCCTGCCGTCCCGCGTGTTCGAACGAACAATCGCTATCAGCCCAGTTGGACCGGCACCGACATCTGCGCGCCGTCGCGTGCGATCACGATCGACACGCGGCCGCGCGAACCGGCAATCATCTGCCGCAACTCGTCGACGCTGCTCACCGCCGTGTCGTTCACGCCGACGATGATGTCGCCCGGTTGCAGCCCCGCGCGCGCCGCCGGTCCCTGAACCTGTTCGATCAGCAGACCCGAATCCACGCCGGCCTGTTGCAGTTCGTCGTCCGTCAACGGCCGCACCGCGACCCCCAGCTTCGCCGGCGCCGCATGCGGACGCGGCTCGGCGCCCGCTGCGCGCTGCGCCGACGACTGCGCGGTCCCGACCGTCAGCGTCAGCTTCTTCTGCGCGCCGTGGCGCCAGATCTCGATCGGCACGTCAGCGCCCGGCGTCAGTTGCATCACGCGCGACGGCAGTTCGTTCGCATCCGTCACCGGCTGTCCGTTCAGCGACAGGATCACGTCGCCGTTCTGGACGCCCGCGGCGGCGGCAGGACCATCGGGATCGACGGAGCCGACCAGCGCGCCGCGCGGCGTATCGAGACCGAGCGACTTCGCCGCGTCCTGATCGAGCGACTGCACGCCGACGCCGATGCGGCCGCGGCTCACCGAACCATGCTTCACCAGTTGATCCTTCACGTGCATCGCTTCGTCGATCGGGATCGCGAACGACAGCCCCTGGAAACCGCCGGTGCGCGAATAGATCATCGAGTTGATGCCGATGACCTCGCCCTTCAGGTTGAACAGCGGGCCGCCCGAGTTGCCGGGATTGACCGGCACGTCGGTCTGGATGAACGGCGTCGCCGCGTCGTCGGACATCGTGCGCGCCTTCGCGCTGATGATCCCCGACGTGACCGTGCTGTCGAGCCCGTACGGCGAGCCGATCGCAACGACCCACTCGCCGACCTTGCTCTGCGACGGATCGCCGATCTTCACGGTCGGCAGACTGTCCGCGTCGATCTTGAGCACCGCGACGTCGGTCGTCTTGTCCGCGCCGACCACCGTCGCATGGAACGACCGTTTGTCCGCGAGCCTGACCGTCACTTCGTCCGCGCCGTCGACGACGTGGCAGTTGGTCAGGATGTAGCCGTCGCTGCTGATGATGAAGCCCGAGCCGAGCGCCGAACTCGGCTGATCGCTGCCGTCGGCGGACTGGCCTCCCAGATGCTTCACGCGGATGTTGACGACCGCCGGCCCGTAGGCGGACACGATCGCGGAGAAGTCCGGCGTCCCGGAAGGGGCGACGGACGGGGCTGCGGACGGCACCTGCGCGGCGACCGGCTCCAGGCCCTGCACGATCGGCTGTCCGCCGACGGCGTTATGATGCCCGGCCGCATACGCGCCGAGAACCGCTACCGCGAAGCCGGCGACCACCACGCCGCGCGACCGAGTCTTTGCTTCCATAGTGCTCGTGCAACCCTTCAGTTTCAGGAAGGCGTACGGTACGTGCGGGCGCTTAAAGGAATCTTAAACATTCGATTTTGCGGATCGACAGCCGTCATCGTACTTTCCCCAGGTTGCGAAACGCGCGTTGTCTCCCCGATCAATCGACTCGTGGATCGGGCAACGATCGTCGCGCACGAACAAATAAACGGCACCCGAAATCGCGCCAGCACCGCCCGCGCTCATTCATTGTGATTCGAATGAATCGGCATACCGCCCACGTCCGGCTCGCAACCGCACCCACGCCGACACCGATCATCGAAATCGAAATCGAAAGCCGTTACGTTTTGTTACCCATCCGTCGGCTAGCTGACGTCCGGCTTAACCGGGTTGACATGATGCGTCCCTAACCTTCTGAGAAGGATGCGAACGACGGCCCCAATCGTCTCCCGCACAACGATTCTCATTTTTCCATCTGCCACTACCCGCCATGCTCAAGAGACCGATCCTTCTCTTCGCGTTGCCCGTCGTACTGTGCATCACGCTGTCCGCCTGCGGCGGCGACGACACCGTCGCCGCTTCGTCGAACGCGCAGCAGGACAGCGGCGTGACGAACAGCGCGCCGTCCGGCCTGCGCTCCGCGCCGTGAAAACAGAAAACAGCCCCGTATCCCTTCTCGCTCACCAGGACCCACAATGACCGTCAACAACAACCGTCGCAGCTTCCTGATCAAGTCGGCGCAAGCCACGAGCGCCGCCGCGGCCCTGTCGATGCTTCCGCCGTCGATCCGCAAGGCCTTCGCGATTCCCGCGCATCATCGCAAAGGCACGATCGAGGACGTCGAGCACATCGTCGTGTTCACGCAGGAGAACCGCTCGTTCGACCATTACTTCGGCGCGATGCGTGGCGTGCGCGGCTTCGGCGACCGCTTCCCGATCCCCGTGCCGAACGTCTCCAATCTCACGGGCAAGACGGTCTGGTATCAGCGTTTCGACGGCGGCACGCCGGCGATCCTGTCGCCGCAGCACAACGACACCGGCGCGAACTTCAGCCTGATCCGGACCGCCGACACGCCGCATCTGTATCCGGACGCGCAGGGCGCATGGGACGGCGGGCGCATGAGCAACTGGCCGCAGTACAAGAAAAACGCGTCGATGGTCTATTACACGGACCAGGACATCCCGTTCCAGTACGCGCTCGCGAATGCGTTCACGATCTGCGACCACAACCACTGCTCGTTCACCGGCGGCACGAACCCGAACCGCTGCTACATCTACACCGGCACGAACCACGGCCGCGACAACCCGAACAAACCAGGCGTCTACAACGGCCCGGCGCTCGACAACAGCTACAACAACATCGCGAACGGCCCGATCGCCGAAGGTTATACGTGGACGACCTATGCGGAGCGCCTGCAGGCGGCCGGCATCACGTGGCAGGTGTACAAGCCGTCGACCGAGGACTATTCGCTGAACTCGCTGCTCGGCTTCAAGAACTTCCGCGACGCGAACGCCGCGAGCCCCGCGACCCGCACGCAGTGGCAGCAGCAGTTGTATGCGCGCGGCATCCAGACGCGCGAGCTGTCCGACCTGAAGGCCGACGTGATGGCCGGCACGCTGCCGCAGGTGTCGTGGATCTGCGCGACGTCGTCAGGCTCAGAGCACCCGAGCGCATCGAGCCCGCTGCAAGGGGCGAACTACATCGCGGAAGTGCTCGACGCGCTGACCGCGAATCCGGACGTGTGGAGCAAGACGGTGCTGCTGCTGCACTTCGACGAGAACGACGGCTTCTTCGACCACGTGCCGCCGCCCGCGCCGCCGTCGTATTCGACGTACGACCCGAACCCGGCGCGCGCGCAGTTCGCCGGCGCATCGACGGTCAATCCGTTCGACGACTATCTCGGCGACGACGTCGGCGGCATCACGTCGACGCTGCCGTACGTGCATCATCCGTACGGAATGGGGCCGCGCGTGCCGATGTACGTCGTGTCGCCGTGGAGCCGCGGCGGCTGGGTGAACTCGCAGGTGTTCGACCACACATCGACGATCCGCTTCATCGAGAAACGCTTCGGCGTGTTCGAGCCGAACATCAGCCCGTGGCGTCGCGCGGTGGCCGGCGACCTGACGTCGTGCTTCGACTTCAGGAACCCGAACAACGACAGTGTGATGTCGCTGCTGCCGCCGACCGCCGATCTCGACGCGAAGAGCCGCACGCTGACGAAAACCACGACGCCGGTCACGCCGGCCGAACCGTCGCTGCCGGTGCAGGAAACCGGCGTGCGCCGCTCGCGCGCGCTGCCGTACGAACTGCATACGAGCGCGCGGGTGCCGCTCGGCGGCGGCGACGTCGAACTGATCTTCGCGAACAGCGGCGACGTCGCCGCCGTGTTCCACGTGTACGACCGCAACCATCTGGACGCGCTGCCGCGCCGCTACACCGTCGAGCCGGGCAAGCAGTTGAGCGGCCACTGGGACGTCACCGCCGACAACGGCGCGTATGACCTGTGGGTGCTCGGCCCGGCCGGTTATCACCGGCATTTCACCGGCCGGCGCGCGGTCGCCGGCGCGAATCCGGAAGTGCAGGTCGCGTACGATCCGAACAACGGCAATCTGTATCTGAAGGTGCACAACACCGGTTTCGCGCCGGTCGAGGTGACCGTCACCGCGAACGCGTATTTCGACCACAAGCCGTGGACCGCGCGCGTCGAGCCGCGCGGCGAAACGATCATGCACTGGCCGCTCCAGCAGTCGGGCCACTGGTACGACTTCACGCTGACCGCGAAGGGCTTGCCGGGCTACACGCGCCGCTTCGCGGGCCGCGTCGAGACGGGCAAGGACGGCATCTCGGATCCGGCGCTGGGCGGCAACGCGATCGGCAACCAGTTGAAGGTCAGCGCGTAAAGGCAGTTATCCGAAACGATGCGGCCGGCGCCGCGTCGGCCGTGCCTGCGCACGGTCCGGCGCGAAGCCGGCCGCGTTGTATTGCATTGCGTTCGCGGAAACCGCCAGCGTCACGCGTGCGAACTGACGCTCACCCCGCGCACCCACGTTTCCAGTTGATCCGCCGGCATCGGCCGCCCGAGCAGATACCCCTGCAACACCGGGCATCCATGGTCGAGCAGGAATTGCCGCTGCGTGTCGGTCTCCACCCCTTCGGCGACCACCTTCATCCGCAACATCTCGCCAATGCGCAGCACCGTCGCGGTCAGCGCACGCGCCGAGTCGCTGTGATCGAGGTCGCGCACGAAGCTGCGGTCGAGCTTCAGTTCGTCGAGCGGCAGCTTGTGCAGCACGCCGAGGCTCGAATATCCGGTGCCGAAATCGTCCATCGACAGTTTCACGCCGAGCCGGTGCAGATCCGCGATCATCGACGCGACCATCGGCTCGTCGCTCAGCATCACGCTCTCGGTCATTTCGAGCGTCAGGTCGCGCGGTTGCAGCCCGTGGGCCAGCAGCGTGCGCGCGACCCGATCCGCGAGCATGCAGTCGCGGAAATCGCTCGCGGACAGGTTGATCGAAATGCGCGGGATATCGACGCCGCGCGCGCGCCAGTCCGCGAGTTGCCGGCACGCCTGCTCCATCACCCAGTTGTCCAGTTCGCCGATCAGCCCGCATTCCTCGGCCAGCACGACGAAACGCGCCGGCGACACCGCGCCGAGCGTCGGATGCTGCCAGCGCAGCAGCGCCTCGACGCCGTCGAGTTCCTGCGCGTTCGCGCCGCCGAACTGCGGCTGATAGCACAGCGTCAGCAGATCGCGTTGCAGCGCGACGCGCAGGTCCGCTTCCAGCAGCGCCTGCTCCTGCACGTAGCGGTTCATCTCCGCGCGAAAGAAGCTGTAGCCGCCCGGCCCCTGGCCCTTCGAGTGATACATGGCGATGTCCGCGTGGCGCAGCAGCGTTTCGACGTCCGGGCCATCGACCGGGAACATCGCGATGCCGACGCTCGCGCTCGCGTGGATCGTCGCACTGCCCACGACGACCGGCTGCGCGATCGCCGCCAACAGCCGCTCGGCGACGTTCTGCGCCTGCTGCGGGCCGCAGTGCGGCAGGATCGCGACGAACTCGTCGCCGGCGAGGCGGCCGAGCAGATCGCCTTCGCGCAGCACCGACTTGAAGCGGCGGCCGGTCTCGCACAGCACCTCGTCGCCGGTCGCGTGGCCGCGCGTATCGTTCACGCGCTTGAAACGGTCGAGGTCGATGAACACCAGTGCGAGATCCCAGCCGTCGTTGCGCGCGTCCTTCAGCAGCCCTTCGGCCTCGGCTTCGAGCATCGTGCGGTTCGGCAGGCCGGTCAGCGTGTCGCGAAACGCAAGCTGATGGATGCGCGCGCGGGTCCGTTCGCGTTCGAGCAGCAGCGCGCACAGGCTGAGGCCGATTTCGACGAGGCTCTGATGGAACGCGACCGGGCCGTGATGATCGCGGTAGTAGAAAGCAAACGTGCCGAGCACCGTGCCGTCGGTGCCTTTCACCGGATACGACCAGCACGCGGCCAGCCCGAGCGGCTGCACGAGATCGCGGTAGGCGGTCCATAGCGGATCGGTCGCGATGTCGGTGACGGCGACCGGCTCGCCGCGCCACGCGGCGGTTCCGCACGAGCCCGCGCACGGGCCGATCGGCTCGCCGTCCATCAGCCGCGTGACCGATTGCGGCAGGCGCGGCGCGGCGAGCGTGAAGAGCCGCCCTTCCGCGTCGACGCGCAGGAACGACGCCGTCACCTCCGGCGCGATCCGCTCGACCTCGACGCACAGGATCCGCGCGACCTCGGCGGCCGGCAATTCGCGCGCCATCGCGTCGAGCACCTTCTGCTGAAGCTCCTCGTGCATCTTGGTCAGCGTGATGTCGGTGAGCACCGCGAGCACGTTGACCGGCTGGTTCGCGTCGTCGCGCACGACGGTCATGCCGATGCACAGCCAGATCGGCCGGCCGGCCTTCGTGTACAGCAGCACGTCATGGCGAAACGCATCGACGAGCGGCTGCCGCTCCGCGATCCGGTGCAACTGCTCGACCGCGTCGGCGTCGGTGTGCAGGCCGACGAACGATTCGAA contains:
- the glpD gene encoding glycerol-3-phosphate dehydrogenase, which encodes MTEQNHYDLLVVGGGINGAGIARDAAGRGLSVFLCEQDDLASHTSSASTKLIHGGLRYLEYREFGLVRKALQERETLLRMAPHIMHPLRFVMPYVPNRRPAWLIRVGLFLYDHLAKRELLRGSRAIDMRRHESGAPLVDTIMRGFVYSDGWVDDARLVVLNALDAKERGATVHTRTKLVSAKRVNGEWLAQMRRADGSIIAVRARALANAAGPWVGEVLGGALGQDVHHGVRLVKGSHIVTKRLFDHDHAYIFQNPDRRIIFVIPYEQDYTLIGTTDAEFTGDPQQVAISDDETRYLCDSVNRYFRRKVSPADVHWSYSGVRPLLEGEDTGNPSAITRDYRLELDDSDGAPLLSVFGGKITTFRKLAEEACGLLCHALGQSAGPWTAGKPLPGGDIDSGRFEPFADGFARRYPWLPAVLARRYARAYGTRASRVIGDAKSIDDLGAEIAAGMHEAELRYLRDVEWATCADDVLWRRTKLGLRVEAGRLGSATAALDRWFASADASATH
- a CDS encoding DeoR/GlpR family DNA-binding transcription regulator — translated: MARDPRFTLNARQQELIEWVQREGFVTIDDLASHFDVTPQTVRRDVNQLADQGLLRRYHGGATLPTSSENVSYTARQRMFHEEKRRIATLVASYIPDQASLFINLGTTTEEVARALGHHRGLRVITNNLNVANMMSGYPECEVLITGGIVRPWDKGIVGELAIDFIRQFKVDYAIIGTSAIEADGTLRDFDTREVRVAEAIIEHARLVYLVADHSKFGRPALVRQGHLNQIHALFTDKPLPTEMTETAAAANTQVYVAD
- a CDS encoding Do family serine endopeptidase, encoding MEAKTRSRGVVVAGFAVAVLGAYAAGHHNAVGGQPIVQGLEPVAAQVPSAAPSVAPSGTPDFSAIVSAYGPAVVNIRVKHLGGQSADGSDQPSSALGSGFIISSDGYILTNCHVVDGADEVTVRLADKRSFHATVVGADKTTDVAVLKIDADSLPTVKIGDPSQSKVGEWVVAIGSPYGLDSTVTSGIISAKARTMSDDAATPFIQTDVPVNPGNSGGPLFNLKGEVIGINSMIYSRTGGFQGLSFAIPIDEAMHVKDQLVKHGSVSRGRIGVGVQSLDQDAAKSLGLDTPRGALVGSVDPDGPAAAAGVQNGDVILSLNGQPVTDANELPSRVMQLTPGADVPIEIWRHGAQKKLTLTVGTAQSSAQRAAGAEPRPHAAPAKLGVAVRPLTDDELQQAGVDSGLLIEQVQGPAARAGLQPGDIIVGVNDTAVSSVDELRQMIAGSRGRVSIVIARDGAQMSVPVQLG
- a CDS encoding phosphocholine-specific phospholipase C translates to MTVNNNRRSFLIKSAQATSAAAALSMLPPSIRKAFAIPAHHRKGTIEDVEHIVVFTQENRSFDHYFGAMRGVRGFGDRFPIPVPNVSNLTGKTVWYQRFDGGTPAILSPQHNDTGANFSLIRTADTPHLYPDAQGAWDGGRMSNWPQYKKNASMVYYTDQDIPFQYALANAFTICDHNHCSFTGGTNPNRCYIYTGTNHGRDNPNKPGVYNGPALDNSYNNIANGPIAEGYTWTTYAERLQAAGITWQVYKPSTEDYSLNSLLGFKNFRDANAASPATRTQWQQQLYARGIQTRELSDLKADVMAGTLPQVSWICATSSGSEHPSASSPLQGANYIAEVLDALTANPDVWSKTVLLLHFDENDGFFDHVPPPAPPSYSTYDPNPARAQFAGASTVNPFDDYLGDDVGGITSTLPYVHHPYGMGPRVPMYVVSPWSRGGWVNSQVFDHTSTIRFIEKRFGVFEPNISPWRRAVAGDLTSCFDFRNPNNDSVMSLLPPTADLDAKSRTLTKTTTPVTPAEPSLPVQETGVRRSRALPYELHTSARVPLGGGDVELIFANSGDVAAVFHVYDRNHLDALPRRYTVEPGKQLSGHWDVTADNGAYDLWVLGPAGYHRHFTGRRAVAGANPEVQVAYDPNNGNLYLKVHNTGFAPVEVTVTANAYFDHKPWTARVEPRGETIMHWPLQQSGHWYDFTLTAKGLPGYTRRFAGRVETGKDGISDPALGGNAIGNQLKVSA
- a CDS encoding sensor domain-containing protein; translated protein: MSNADAAEILVQVLAQVPDAVVLVDEHDEVGFINPAAEVLWGLTASAVQGRHAGALFPQGFRASGERVPADLAGHAALAVLPEHIDGLGASATDVPIERPDGAIRQGALSVCEFDVAGRRFRAAFVKDVTDQQRQRDEWLRLAMVVNSSDNGVIVAGLDGRISFVNAAITKMLGYELDEVAGRRLFESFVGLHTDADAVEQLHRIAERQPLVDAFRHDVLLYTKAGRPIWLCIGMTVVRDDANQPVNVLAVLTDITLTKMHEELQQKVLDAMARELPAAEVARILCVEVERIAPEVTASFLRVDAEGRLFTLAAPRLPQSVTRLMDGEPIGPCAGSCGTAAWRGEPVAVTDIATDPLWTAYRDLVQPLGLAACWSYPVKGTDGTVLGTFAFYYRDHHGPVAFHQSLVEIGLSLCALLLERERTRARIHQLAFRDTLTGLPNRTMLEAEAEGLLKDARNDGWDLALVFIDLDRFKRVNDTRGHATGDEVLCETGRRFKSVLREGDLLGRLAGDEFVAILPHCGPQQAQNVAERLLAAIAQPVVVGSATIHASASVGIAMFPVDGPDVETLLRHADIAMYHSKGQGPGGYSFFRAEMNRYVQEQALLEADLRVALQRDLLTLCYQPQFGGANAQELDGVEALLRWQHPTLGAVSPARFVVLAEECGLIGELDNWVMEQACRQLADWRARGVDIPRISINLSASDFRDCMLADRVARTLLAHGLQPRDLTLEMTESVMLSDEPMVASMIADLHRLGVKLSMDDFGTGYSSLGVLHKLPLDELKLDRSFVRDLDHSDSARALTATVLRIGEMLRMKVVAEGVETDTQRQFLLDHGCPVLQGYLLGRPMPADQLETWVRGVSVSSHA